The Sorangiineae bacterium MSr11367 genome window below encodes:
- a CDS encoding FHA domain-containing protein → MRFRLRYLQHDFELTEGEFAVGRNASCQLSLDDPLVSRRHALLRVSPTGVSVEDLQSRNGVLVNGQRIEGTVALAAGDRILIGSQEMTLLALDDQPGRARLNLTLPKITPATPVAPPAPSSPNLAAHAAALGRTPLPSPGPPGELEGTRPTPAAANIIAKIHGSTTEPGGRTLPEDRASSPGLPMPQPGRIGSSPGTPMRAVATPGSGRVLEANPLSAPRTPVSGGAGILGPQSRHPPPLPLGGGSGATPEPEYELTMIRRADAFTLLTGVAEKALAMGRAVEAERILASPLGDVIEASRAGKKIIPSLVDQAARFSAKLATATGKGAWADYVIELYSAQRRPCPAPVIDELYNALRRVTAIDLQRLREYIEELRTRLSTFGPAERFLFQRLEGLERLAALR, encoded by the coding sequence ATGCGTTTTCGCCTGCGCTACCTGCAGCACGACTTCGAGCTCACGGAGGGGGAGTTCGCCGTCGGCCGCAATGCGAGCTGTCAGCTTTCGCTGGACGATCCGCTCGTTTCGCGGCGCCATGCCTTGCTTCGGGTATCGCCCACCGGCGTGTCGGTGGAGGATCTGCAGAGCCGCAACGGTGTGTTGGTGAACGGGCAGCGCATCGAGGGCACCGTCGCGCTGGCTGCAGGCGATCGCATCCTCATTGGCTCCCAGGAGATGACCTTGCTGGCGCTGGATGATCAGCCGGGTCGTGCCCGGTTGAATCTGACGCTGCCGAAGATCACGCCGGCGACGCCGGTGGCACCACCGGCTCCGTCGTCACCGAACCTGGCGGCGCACGCAGCTGCGTTGGGAAGAACGCCGCTTCCGAGTCCAGGCCCCCCCGGTGAGCTCGAGGGGACGCGGCCCACGCCCGCGGCGGCGAACATCATTGCCAAGATTCACGGGTCGACCACGGAGCCGGGCGGCAGGACCTTGCCCGAGGATCGCGCCTCGTCGCCCGGGCTGCCGATGCCGCAGCCGGGCCGCATCGGTTCATCACCGGGCACGCCGATGCGGGCGGTGGCCACGCCGGGCAGCGGGCGCGTGTTGGAGGCGAATCCGCTGTCGGCGCCGCGCACGCCCGTGTCCGGCGGGGCGGGGATCTTGGGGCCGCAATCGCGGCATCCGCCGCCGTTGCCGCTCGGCGGGGGCTCGGGCGCGACGCCGGAGCCCGAGTACGAGCTGACGATGATCCGGCGCGCCGACGCCTTCACGTTGCTCACGGGCGTGGCCGAGAAAGCGCTTGCCATGGGCCGTGCCGTGGAGGCGGAGCGCATCCTCGCCTCGCCGCTGGGCGACGTGATCGAGGCGAGTCGGGCGGGCAAAAAGATCATCCCGTCGCTCGTCGATCAGGCGGCGCGCTTTTCCGCGAAGCTGGCGACGGCCACCGGCAAAGGGGCCTGGGCGGACTACGTGATCGAGCTGTACTCGGCACAGAGGCGGCCGTGCCCGGCGCCGGTCATCGACGAGCTGTACAATGCGCTGCGCCGGGTCACCGCGATCGATCTGCAGCGGCTGCGCGAGTACATCGAGGAGCTGCGGACGCGGCTTTCGACCTTCGGGCCGGCGGAGCGGTTCCTGTTTCAGCGTCTCGAAGGCTTGGAGCGGCTCGCCGCGTTGCGCTGA
- a CDS encoding Ppx/GppA family phosphatase — MPCFAAIDVGSNAIRLRIVEAEGPSPGAGARVQLPLLPTESAWREVASVRAPVRLGGEVFLTGKLAPTSIGRACAAFKDFRREMDAAKVVAYRATATSAVREAANGTTLVERARREAGIDLEIIYGIEEARLIQLAVTRRLALEDRRVLLIDVGGGSTELTVLDKGQSSFSISLPLGSVRLLEAFMKDATTVSKEMTRIVQEAVDRALVEARPQLSRLTGAAFTAGGPDALTLVGTGGNIETLATLCPAKDRAPGELAADVAEMRALFPKLCAMSPAERARTYGLRPDRADTIVPAAAIFLRIAESLGASTIVTPQVGLKDGILEELVDKHFQVWDVLREAENVLGACMRLGQRFQFDEAHGAHVARLAARLFDDLHDEHQLSDRDRLLMRAAALLHDVGDFVRYDGHHKHSYYLIQNSDIMGLTPDERAIIANVARYHRKSGPDPSHPNFRDLDKESRGKVRALAAMLRIADALDREHLGKVRNVWATIESGKGRVLLKIDGDHERELEEWTVRAKAGLFRDVFGLEIVIG, encoded by the coding sequence ATGCCCTGTTTCGCTGCCATCGATGTAGGTTCCAACGCCATCCGCCTTCGCATCGTCGAAGCGGAGGGGCCATCGCCGGGGGCGGGCGCACGGGTGCAGTTGCCTCTCTTGCCGACGGAAAGCGCCTGGCGCGAGGTGGCCAGCGTGCGCGCCCCCGTACGCCTCGGCGGCGAAGTCTTCCTCACCGGGAAACTTGCGCCTACATCGATCGGGCGGGCGTGCGCCGCCTTCAAGGATTTCCGACGCGAGATGGATGCGGCCAAGGTCGTCGCCTACCGCGCCACCGCCACCAGCGCCGTGCGCGAAGCCGCCAACGGGACGACCTTGGTGGAGCGGGCGCGACGTGAAGCCGGCATCGACCTGGAGATCATCTACGGGATCGAAGAGGCGCGGCTCATCCAACTCGCCGTTACGCGCCGGCTCGCCCTCGAGGATCGGCGGGTGCTCCTCATCGACGTGGGCGGGGGCTCCACCGAGCTCACCGTGCTCGACAAAGGGCAATCGAGCTTCTCCATCTCGCTTCCGCTCGGCAGCGTGCGGCTGCTCGAGGCGTTCATGAAGGACGCCACCACGGTCAGCAAGGAGATGACCCGCATCGTGCAAGAGGCGGTCGATCGCGCGTTGGTCGAGGCGCGCCCGCAACTCTCACGACTCACCGGCGCGGCTTTCACAGCGGGCGGGCCGGATGCGCTCACCTTGGTCGGAACCGGCGGCAACATCGAGACGCTCGCGACGTTGTGCCCCGCGAAGGATCGCGCCCCGGGCGAGCTCGCCGCCGACGTCGCGGAGATGCGCGCGCTGTTTCCCAAGCTTTGTGCCATGTCCCCGGCGGAACGCGCACGCACCTACGGCCTGCGGCCCGATCGCGCGGACACCATCGTGCCGGCGGCGGCCATCTTTCTACGCATCGCCGAGTCGCTGGGTGCGAGCACCATCGTGACGCCTCAAGTGGGGCTCAAAGATGGCATCCTCGAGGAGCTCGTCGACAAGCATTTCCAAGTCTGGGACGTGCTGCGCGAGGCCGAAAACGTGCTCGGCGCGTGCATGCGGCTCGGGCAACGCTTCCAGTTCGACGAAGCCCATGGCGCGCACGTCGCACGCCTCGCGGCGCGGCTCTTCGACGATTTGCACGACGAGCACCAGCTGAGCGATCGGGACCGCCTCTTGATGCGCGCCGCCGCGCTGCTGCACGACGTCGGCGACTTCGTGCGTTACGACGGGCACCATAAGCACAGTTACTATTTGATCCAGAACTCGGACATCATGGGCCTCACGCCCGACGAGCGAGCCATCATCGCCAACGTGGCGCGCTACCATCGCAAGAGCGGGCCCGATCCGTCGCACCCCAACTTCCGCGATCTCGACAAGGAGTCGCGGGGCAAGGTGCGGGCACTGGCGGCCATGCTGCGCATCGCCGATGCCCTGGATCGGGAGCACCTCGGCAAGGTGCGCAACGTGTGGGCCACCATCGAGAGCGGCAAGGGCCGGGTGCTCCTCAAGATCGACGGCGATCACGAGCGGGAGCTCGAAGAGTGGACGGTGCGCGCCAAGGCCGGTCTTTTTCGCGATGTCTTCGGCCTCGAGATCGTGATTGGCTAG
- a CDS encoding DUF721 domain-containing protein, with protein MNRRRKRPKLRVPEGIESVLERAGDSRFARRQAPIPLQTWARAVGLRIADRAKPWTLERGVLTVRVPSSVWASELSMLAASVISRLRDAGVEVAELRFRVAPLEPPQRPPERRISRAVPPPIALPQDLETSLALVEDPELREALRYSASHSLAWQDYHERSTGQAGQRNAASRSKPSRR; from the coding sequence ATGAACCGCCGTCGCAAAAGGCCCAAGCTGCGCGTGCCCGAGGGCATCGAGAGCGTGCTCGAACGCGCGGGCGACAGCCGGTTCGCCCGCCGCCAGGCCCCCATCCCGCTGCAGACGTGGGCCCGCGCGGTTGGCCTTCGCATCGCCGATCGCGCAAAGCCGTGGACGCTCGAACGCGGTGTCCTCACCGTGCGCGTCCCCTCCAGCGTCTGGGCGAGCGAACTGTCCATGCTCGCGGCCTCGGTCATCTCGCGCCTGCGCGATGCCGGCGTCGAGGTCGCCGAGCTGCGCTTTCGCGTGGCCCCGCTCGAGCCGCCCCAGCGCCCGCCCGAGCGACGCATCTCGCGCGCGGTTCCACCGCCCATCGCGCTCCCGCAGGACCTCGAGACCTCGCTCGCCCTCGTCGAGGATCCCGAGCTTCGTGAAGCACTTCGCTATTCGGCGAGCCACAGCCTCGCCTGGCAGGATTACCACGAGCGCAGCACCGGCCAGGCCGGTCAGCGCAACGCGGCGAGCCGCTCCAAGCCTTCGAGACGCTGA
- the rpsU gene encoding 30S ribosomal protein S21, translating to MPSDAIQCKPLEVVVSDRGIERAIKMLKRKLASEGVLRELKMRRHYMKPSVKRRKKQAEAARRRRKRAKMDAAPPK from the coding sequence ATGCCGAGTGATGCGATTCAGTGCAAGCCGCTCGAAGTGGTCGTGAGTGACCGCGGTATCGAGCGCGCCATCAAGATGCTCAAGCGTAAGCTCGCTTCCGAAGGTGTGCTGCGCGAGCTCAAGATGCGCCGCCACTACATGAAGCCCAGCGTGAAGCGCCGCAAGAAGCAGGCAGAAGCTGCCCGCCGCCGTCGCAAGCGCGCCAAGATGGACGCCGCTCCGCCGAAGTAG
- a CDS encoding DUF4159 domain-containing protein yields the protein MRRSYLVVVFMLTVVGMALLIPQPARAFGDAGGFDPRILLTGSQTNAARPSAPGRWSWELVQRTSAPARLRPSQVHASDAAITDGPFLYWSGDASVPALTSAEIAGLRRFFALGGVMLVDDAGVSNEGAPGAFGTSARREIARVLPDSAPITIGADHVVFRTFYLLRRAEGRIAGPKTLEAIVRGGSAQVIFSSHDLGGALARGPTGMWEQPVIPGGDVQRERAIRLAVNVAMYVLCSNYKDDQVHAPFLMRRRALSPHSEP from the coding sequence GTGAGGCGTTCGTACCTTGTCGTCGTGTTCATGCTGACCGTGGTGGGCATGGCGTTGCTCATCCCGCAGCCCGCACGGGCCTTCGGCGACGCCGGCGGCTTCGACCCGCGGATCCTCCTCACGGGGTCGCAGACCAATGCCGCGCGGCCTTCGGCGCCGGGGCGCTGGTCGTGGGAGCTCGTGCAGCGCACCAGTGCACCGGCGCGGCTGCGTCCGAGCCAAGTGCATGCCAGCGATGCCGCCATCACCGATGGGCCCTTCCTCTACTGGAGCGGGGATGCCTCGGTCCCGGCGTTGACGTCCGCCGAAATCGCGGGGCTGCGCCGCTTCTTCGCGCTGGGCGGCGTCATGCTGGTGGACGATGCCGGCGTCTCGAACGAGGGCGCTCCCGGGGCATTCGGCACCTCGGCGCGGCGCGAGATCGCGCGGGTGCTGCCCGACTCGGCGCCCATCACCATCGGGGCCGACCATGTGGTGTTTCGCACCTTCTACCTGCTGCGCCGCGCCGAAGGGCGCATCGCGGGGCCGAAGACCCTGGAAGCCATCGTGCGCGGCGGCTCGGCGCAGGTCATCTTCTCCTCGCACGATCTGGGCGGGGCACTGGCGCGTGGGCCCACGGGGATGTGGGAGCAGCCCGTCATTCCGGGCGGCGACGTCCAGCGCGAACGGGCCATCCGCCTCGCGGTCAACGTGGCCATGTACGTGCTCTGTTCGAACTACAAAGACGACCAAGTGCACGCGCCCTTCTTGATGCGCCGGCGCGCCCTCTCGCCGCACAGCGAGCCCTGA
- a CDS encoding serine/threonine protein kinase, which produces MHLGRYEVRAKIAEGGMATIYLGKLVGEAGFERPVALKVIKDEFCLNREFVNMFLDEAKIVSRLSHSNIVQLIELGKEGHRLFIAMELLMGQSLWSVWDACRERNIRLRYDVVSWIGARVAEGLHHAHELRDAKGEFVNLVHRDVNASNIFITYDGQVKVVDFGLAKAAGRISRTAAGIVKGKLAYMSPEQTVGRQLDRRTDVFALGATLWELTVDRRLFKGKDDVSTLTAVNEARVPDPTKLVAEYPPELWKVLRSALERDKEKRFPTALEMGKALDECSYLEGRRVTAETIAEVMEALFENERRRMAAWVAASVPGESASHSHAHGARASHAATRSAHDDKPRSSQRLPVNGVPPTAEANTAANATASAVGARKDVPSSSNPKEVPATARVNSRTETSLPRTIAPRRITTSTPPPGAFAPPALRKSMSSTPDTGHERSERHDRHHPHEEESSSTMMSSQVGPSTVQRAMGGDASCATFSLKFSYFDLDELAAVLVGLGAVALAIATAAAILWDP; this is translated from the coding sequence GTGCATCTCGGCAGATACGAGGTACGGGCCAAGATCGCCGAAGGGGGCATGGCCACGATCTACCTCGGAAAGCTCGTGGGCGAAGCGGGGTTCGAACGGCCGGTCGCGCTCAAAGTGATCAAGGACGAGTTCTGCCTCAATCGAGAATTCGTGAACATGTTCCTGGACGAGGCGAAGATTGTATCTCGCCTGTCGCACTCGAATATCGTTCAGCTCATTGAGCTCGGCAAAGAAGGGCACCGTCTCTTCATTGCGATGGAGCTCCTGATGGGGCAATCGCTCTGGAGCGTATGGGACGCCTGCCGGGAGCGGAATATTCGGCTGCGCTACGACGTCGTATCCTGGATTGGTGCTCGGGTGGCCGAAGGCCTGCATCACGCGCACGAGTTGCGCGATGCCAAAGGCGAATTCGTCAACCTCGTTCATCGTGACGTGAATGCGAGCAACATCTTCATTACGTACGACGGGCAAGTGAAAGTCGTCGACTTCGGACTGGCGAAGGCAGCCGGGAGGATTTCGCGCACCGCGGCCGGTATCGTCAAAGGCAAACTCGCGTACATGTCACCCGAGCAGACAGTAGGTCGCCAACTCGATCGGCGCACCGATGTTTTTGCGCTCGGTGCGACGTTATGGGAACTGACGGTGGACCGGCGCCTCTTCAAAGGCAAAGACGATGTGTCGACCCTTACCGCAGTAAACGAGGCCCGCGTTCCGGATCCGACGAAGCTGGTCGCCGAATACCCACCCGAACTTTGGAAAGTCCTCCGTTCGGCGTTGGAGCGCGACAAGGAGAAGCGTTTTCCCACCGCGCTGGAAATGGGAAAGGCGCTCGACGAGTGTTCGTATCTGGAAGGGCGCCGCGTGACGGCCGAAACCATCGCGGAAGTGATGGAGGCATTGTTCGAAAATGAGCGCCGCCGCATGGCGGCGTGGGTAGCCGCAAGTGTTCCCGGCGAGAGCGCTTCTCATTCTCATGCTCATGGCGCGCGCGCCAGTCATGCGGCTACGCGTTCGGCCCATGACGACAAGCCGCGCTCGTCCCAACGCCTACCGGTGAATGGCGTCCCGCCGACAGCAGAGGCAAATACCGCCGCCAATGCGACTGCCTCGGCGGTTGGCGCCAGGAAAGACGTTCCTTCGAGTTCGAATCCGAAAGAGGTTCCGGCGACAGCAAGGGTGAATTCGAGAACCGAAACGTCGCTTCCACGAACGATTGCTCCACGTCGCATCACGACGTCGACCCCACCGCCGGGGGCGTTTGCTCCGCCCGCTTTGCGCAAGTCGATGTCCTCTACTCCCGATACGGGACACGAACGCAGCGAGCGGCACGATCGGCATCATCCGCACGAGGAGGAGTCTTCCTCGACCATGATGAGTTCCCAGGTGGGGCCCTCCACGGTGCAGCGAGCCATGGGAGGCGACGCCTCTTGCGCAACCTTTTCGCTCAAGTTCTCCTATTTCGATCTCGACGAGCTGGCGGCGGTGCTCGTGGGCCTGGGGGCCGTGGCGTTGGCCATTGCAACGGCCGCTGCGATACTCTGGGATCCGTAG
- the deoC gene encoding deoxyribose-phosphate aldolase — MGRLTSSSPVASLATKAGREAASLARPPSQDFFPLYVPGPPPVDQVAVEERASSLAKRSIKKGAKVAGLKLAVAMMDLTTLEGKDSAGKVRALCNKALRPLDTDASVGPCAAICVYPNLVPIAKRALEGSTVKVASVATAFPSGQSPLDIKLQDVRRAVEFGADEIDMVIDRGAMLSGQYAKVYDEIAATKEACGAAHLKVILETGELGSYDVVRRASEIGIAAGGDFIKTSTGKVQPAATPPVTLVMLETIRDHYYATGRKIGMKPAGGVRTAKQALHYLVLVKETLGDEWLTPDLFRFGASALLNDVLMQLEKERTGDYQAAEDFSKD; from the coding sequence ATGGGGCGTCTAACATCGTCGTCGCCGGTAGCGAGCCTTGCAACCAAGGCGGGGAGGGAGGCGGCGTCGCTAGCTCGTCCGCCCTCGCAAGATTTCTTTCCTTTGTACGTGCCCGGGCCGCCGCCCGTCGATCAGGTGGCGGTCGAGGAGCGCGCCAGTTCCCTGGCGAAGCGGTCCATCAAGAAAGGGGCGAAGGTGGCCGGGCTCAAGCTCGCCGTCGCCATGATGGATCTGACGACGCTGGAGGGCAAAGACAGCGCCGGCAAGGTGCGCGCCCTGTGCAACAAAGCGTTGCGGCCTTTGGACACCGACGCGAGCGTTGGCCCCTGTGCCGCGATATGCGTCTATCCCAACCTGGTCCCGATCGCGAAACGCGCACTCGAGGGATCCACGGTGAAGGTGGCGAGTGTCGCCACGGCATTTCCGAGTGGCCAGTCCCCGCTCGACATCAAGCTTCAGGACGTGCGCCGCGCCGTAGAATTCGGCGCCGATGAAATCGATATGGTGATCGACCGCGGGGCGATGCTCTCCGGCCAATACGCCAAGGTCTACGATGAAATCGCCGCCACCAAAGAGGCGTGCGGCGCTGCCCACTTGAAGGTGATTCTCGAGACCGGCGAGCTGGGGTCGTACGACGTGGTTCGGCGCGCCAGCGAAATTGGAATTGCCGCCGGTGGGGATTTCATCAAGACATCCACCGGAAAAGTTCAGCCTGCAGCGACGCCGCCCGTCACATTGGTGATGCTGGAGACGATTCGCGATCACTATTACGCCACGGGGCGCAAAATCGGGATGAAGCCCGCGGGCGGCGTACGCACCGCCAAGCAGGCGCTCCACTACCTGGTGTTGGTGAAGGAAACGCTGGGCGACGAGTGGCTCACGCCGGATCTTTTCCGTTTCGGCGCCAGCGCGCTCCTCAATGACGTGTTGATGCAGCTCGAGAAAGAACGCACTGGTGACTACCAGGCCGCGGAAGACTTCTCGAAAGATTAG
- a CDS encoding HEAT repeat domain-containing protein encodes MRFASVVTASLVLALLGHAPPASAVVWPDVPERVARALTAQDAATRRMAAQELSTLGRARGTPLVLQALGDPDVEVKLAAAQSAVRLRVVPATLAVLPWLGDREARLRIAACEVARALPDARTILQLARGLGDADAAVRAAAADALGAQASPDAVAPLLGRLDDASPQVRVQIARALARLGDKRAVVPLVGKVQDSVVEVRQAVVRALGELGDARASQALVLTLRDNTNEVRIEALHALGRLRAPEAVETIAPFATDRNPALRQAALAALGRIGTRDAMRALIGTLGVADDAGGGLERTPARQALVAAGQPAIAELSALLKGNPSAHVATSAAWVLGELRATGESPTLVSAMRRGVLPSAAALHALAGAGTRDSVPVVLEFVGAASPVVRSEAARAAKALLDPSKPDGRAVEPLAAALRNVNLTLDERAALASLLGRTGAPRAAPILISLANAKFPALRLAAIDALGTLGPADADDALLEKLNDTDATVRLHAAVALGDAGKEKAREALLSKMDAGEELDRAAVLTALGGILSRVPSENAIGRLSRALELAAGPERDALLLAIGRSNSPAGVRALGTLLRADDADDRRSIATVLPVHARASAEPLARGLLRDGDASVRAQAAWALGSLGEGAGAGVDALGTAIASSDLDTAINATAAVGRIAARTRAPQLAVRMLCPLLRDARTYVRANALAGLAASGARCGDGATERALLADDSNDLVRATAAAVLWRKPAALDTAALERCAQADRSGTVAQRCRTTAASPAGGTHAVDVYVVPDTSPTPRPRAPYALHFEGGYLRVGIADRRGACFEPLAPEGELSLERPSAQAR; translated from the coding sequence GTGAGATTCGCTTCGGTCGTCACCGCTTCGCTCGTACTGGCCCTGCTGGGGCATGCCCCGCCGGCGTCCGCGGTGGTCTGGCCCGACGTGCCCGAGCGTGTAGCCCGTGCGCTCACCGCGCAAGACGCCGCCACCCGCCGCATGGCCGCGCAGGAGCTTTCGACCCTGGGGCGCGCGCGAGGGACTCCCCTGGTGCTGCAAGCCTTGGGCGATCCCGACGTGGAGGTGAAACTCGCGGCGGCGCAGTCCGCGGTGCGGTTGCGCGTGGTTCCGGCGACCCTCGCGGTGCTGCCGTGGCTCGGCGATCGCGAGGCACGCCTGCGCATCGCGGCGTGCGAGGTGGCGCGCGCGCTGCCGGATGCGCGCACCATTCTGCAGCTCGCACGCGGCCTCGGTGACGCCGATGCAGCCGTGCGCGCGGCTGCGGCGGACGCGCTCGGGGCGCAGGCTTCGCCCGACGCCGTGGCACCCCTGCTCGGTCGGCTCGACGATGCGAGCCCGCAGGTGCGCGTCCAGATTGCCCGCGCGCTGGCGCGGCTCGGTGACAAGCGTGCCGTGGTGCCGCTCGTCGGCAAGGTGCAAGATTCGGTCGTCGAGGTGCGGCAGGCCGTGGTGCGCGCGCTCGGGGAGCTGGGCGATGCGCGAGCTTCGCAAGCGCTGGTGCTCACGTTGCGCGACAACACGAACGAGGTGCGCATCGAGGCGCTTCACGCGCTCGGACGCCTGCGCGCCCCCGAGGCCGTGGAGACCATCGCGCCCTTCGCCACGGACCGAAACCCTGCCCTGCGGCAAGCGGCGCTGGCGGCCCTCGGGCGAATTGGCACGCGCGACGCGATGCGGGCGCTGATCGGCACCCTTGGTGTCGCCGACGATGCCGGCGGTGGACTGGAGCGCACCCCCGCGCGGCAAGCGCTCGTCGCCGCAGGGCAGCCCGCCATCGCGGAGCTTTCGGCGCTGCTCAAAGGAAACCCGAGCGCGCACGTCGCCACCAGCGCCGCGTGGGTGCTCGGCGAGCTGCGCGCCACGGGCGAGTCGCCCACGCTGGTCTCGGCGATGCGGCGCGGTGTTCTTCCCAGCGCCGCCGCGCTTCACGCGCTCGCAGGCGCGGGAACGCGCGACTCCGTTCCGGTCGTGCTCGAGTTCGTGGGCGCGGCCAGCCCCGTCGTTCGCAGCGAGGCTGCGCGCGCCGCGAAGGCGCTGCTCGATCCGTCGAAGCCCGACGGGCGCGCCGTCGAGCCGCTCGCCGCCGCGCTTCGCAATGTGAACCTCACGCTGGACGAACGTGCCGCACTGGCGAGCCTCCTCGGTCGCACGGGCGCACCGCGTGCTGCCCCTATTTTGATCAGCTTGGCCAACGCGAAGTTCCCCGCGCTTCGATTGGCGGCCATCGACGCACTGGGTACGCTCGGTCCGGCCGACGCCGACGATGCGCTGCTGGAGAAACTCAACGACACCGACGCCACCGTGCGGCTCCACGCCGCCGTGGCCCTGGGCGACGCGGGCAAAGAGAAGGCGCGCGAAGCGCTGCTCTCCAAGATGGATGCCGGCGAGGAACTCGACCGCGCTGCGGTGCTCACCGCCCTCGGAGGGATCCTTTCGCGCGTGCCCTCCGAGAACGCGATCGGCCGGCTCTCGCGTGCGCTGGAGCTCGCCGCCGGCCCCGAGCGCGATGCCTTGCTCCTGGCCATCGGCCGCTCGAATTCCCCCGCAGGCGTACGGGCTCTCGGCACCTTGCTTCGCGCCGACGACGCCGATGACCGGCGCAGCATCGCCACGGTGCTTCCCGTGCACGCGCGCGCTTCGGCCGAGCCGCTCGCGCGCGGCCTGCTGCGCGATGGCGATGCGAGCGTGCGCGCGCAAGCCGCGTGGGCGCTGGGTAGCCTCGGTGAGGGTGCCGGCGCGGGCGTCGATGCCCTCGGCACCGCCATCGCATCCAGCGATCTCGATACGGCCATCAACGCGACCGCTGCCGTGGGGCGCATCGCCGCACGCACGCGGGCCCCGCAGCTCGCCGTGAGAATGCTTTGCCCCCTGCTTCGCGACGCCCGCACCTACGTGCGCGCCAACGCCCTCGCCGGCCTCGCAGCCTCGGGTGCACGATGCGGTGACGGCGCCACCGAGCGCGCGCTTCTGGCCGACGACAGCAACGACTTGGTACGCGCCACGGCGGCGGCGGTCCTCTGGCGAAAACCCGCCGCGCTCGACACCGCCGCGCTGGAACGGTGCGCGCAGGCCGATCGCTCCGGCACCGTCGCGCAGCGTTGCCGCACGACCGCGGCATCTCCCGCGGGCGGAACCCACGCCGTGGACGTCTACGTCGTCCCCGACACGAGCCCTACCCCCCGCCCGCGGGCCCCCTACGCCCTTCACTTCGAGGGCGGCTACCTGCGTGTCGGCATCGCCGACCGTCGCGGCGCCTGCTTCGAGCCGCTCGCGCCCGAAGGAGAGCTTTCCCTGGAGCGCCCGAGCGCCCAAGCGCGTTAG